In Gimesia panareensis, the genomic window NNNNNNNNNNNNNNNNNNNNNNNNNNNNNNNNNNNNNNNNNNNNNNNNNNNNNNNNNNNNNNNNNNNNNNNNNNNNNNNNNNNNNNNNNNNNNNNNNNNNNNNNNNNNNNNNNNNNNNNNNNNNNNNNNNNNNNNNNNNNNNNNNNCTTGTTATTTTCGCTACGCTCAAATAACAAGCACCACTCCGCCACACAGATAATTTACAGAAGAGATGTTACAGTAACAATTTCCTGAAAGCCCAACTATTTCAAATAGTAGCTGTGGTATGGGTAAGTTGAAAGAAACAGTGGGAAAAATACGAATTGTCATATTATGACTTCATATATTCTGTTGCGAACAAAAGCATCGAGCCCTATCCAAGAATATCATCAAGTTGGACTCTAGTAGAAGTTCAGGATGGTTAAACTATCATATAGAGATGTTTTTTTCGAAATGTTTCTCTAACCAGACTATCATTGGTTTTTGTAGGAATTATTCCCTTACTTGTACAAGTTTCCTGCTCGCTGCGCTCGGCCCGAATTACATTCGGGCCTACCCCGGTCTTGCTGCTATAGCTGGTGCAATTTCACTGTAGGCGAGGCTACATATCATTCTCACCTGAAATTGTTTGCGATACCCGGATCTTGCGGTAGGATAAGTGGAAATAGTATCTACGCGTTCAGATTTGGACATAATTATTCTTCCTGGCCTGAATAGAACAGACGAAACGGGAAGCCAGGGAGTGTCCTGTTTTATGAGCGAATGTCATTTCAACCAGATCTGATTCACTAGTGATTCGGTCCAGTACAGATCTACCAGCAATCCCAGTTGAATCCTTGAATACTTATGCCGCATGATGCCAGCGATATTCTTGTCGAACTTACCGATGTCTCGAAGGCATACGGTCAAACACAAGCCGCTGTGAACGCAGTCAGTAACGTTTCGTTTACTGTGCGTCGTGGCGAACGGGTGGCCCTGCTGGGAAAATCGGGATCGGGCAAATCGACATTGTTGAACATGATTGCCGGCCTGGATCGACCGACGGGCGGGCGGATTTGCGTAGCAGGATCGATACTGTCTGAGCTTTCTCCGGCCGCGATGGCCGACTATCGGCGGGAACGTGTGGGAATGATCTTTCAGGCCTTTAACCTCATCCCCTGGCGGACGGCATTACAGAATGTGGAATTGCCGATGGTGTTTGACCGCCGGGGAAAGGCGGAACGCATGGCGGCGGCCCAGGAGGCGTTAACGGCGGTCGGATTAGCCGAGCGGATGAGGCACCGGCCCAGCGAACTCTCGGGCGGCGAACAGCAGCGGGTCGCCATTGCGCGGGCTCTCATGAACAGGCCGGAACTGCTGCTGGCAGATGAACCAACGGGCAACCTCGATTCCTCGACCGCCGGGGAGATCCTGGAATCGCTCAGCCGATTCACGGAAAATTCCGAGACCGCGACGATTCTGGTCACGCACGACGAAGAACTGGCCTATCGTTTTGCGACACGCGTGCTGCATATGCTGGATGGCCGGCTGGACCACGATTCGGGAGCGGTCAGCGTATGAAATTCCATGACCTCGTCTCCATGTCGCTCCTGGCCATACGTCGGCAGAAAACCCGTACGGCTCTCTCGCTGATTGGAGTCGTGATCGGTTCGCTGATGCTGCTCTTTGCGCTTGCCTCGCGGAGCGGCGTTCAGGAGGCGGTCATGCGGGTCTTCAGTATGAGCAAACAATTACGTCAGATCCACGTCTCTCAGAACTGGAGCATTGACGAAGAAGAGATCCCGGAAGAGGAACTGAAAATTGAGGGCGACATAGACGAGGCGATGCGGGCGCGGATTCGCCAAATGCTCATCCGCCACTGGCAGTTCGAACATCGTACGAAGAGAATCGGGCTCACGCGTGAGCGGATTAACGAGATCGAAGCGTTCGCACATGTCGAAACGGTCCACCCGCAAATCTCCAGTTACGTTTCACTGATCCAGGGAGAGCAGGAGATGCAGGGAATGGGTGCGTCGGTCGCGGCCGACGATGAAGTCTTGCCTGAACGCATTCTGGTGGGCAAAGTATTTGAATCTGACAGTGAACCGGTGATTCTACTCAACGAGTTTGTCGCTTGGAAATGGGGATTTACCTCTCCCGCCCAGATGCGCGCGTTGATCGGTACCAAAGTCAGAATCGAACACCGCCAGGGAGCGGAAGGGGTGGCGTACTCTCTCTCGCATCGCAGTGGAGGCGATGTTGAGTTCAGCAAGGAAGAGTTAACGGCCTTAAACAGCGCGCTGGATCGCATTCCAAAACTGATCGGTGATTTGAATTTTTCTGAAGAGGAACGTGCCGCCTTGAAGAAAGCGTTTCAGCCAAAGCCCACTGATCCGTCCCGGTCTGTTGATTCGGTCGAACACATTATTGCCCAGGAATTTACTGTGGCCGGGATTTATCGCTGCCCTACCGAGAGTGAGTTGAACGAGGATGTGGGACTCGACAGCGCCAACGGCATGGCCGATTTCCTGCTGCCCATTAAAACAGCCACGCAATTTGCGCTGCGGGTTCCGCACATTGAAAAGGAAGGTTTTTATCAAGCGACTGTCCAGGTCGATCATGAGTCCAACCTCAAAGCCGTCTCGGAACAGATTCGCGAAATGGGCCTGCGTGAATATTCGCTGATCTCGATGGTCGAATTCATTCAGGAACAGGTGCGCCAGGTCACACTGATCGTCTCCCTGGTTGCGATTTTTGCGTTAATCATCTCCGCGGTGGGGATCGCCAATACAATGGTCATGAGCGTTGTCGAACGCACGCGGGAAATCGGCATCATGAAAGCGCTGGGCGCCCGCGAGGGGCAGATTCAGATGCTGTTTCTGATCGAAGGAGCACTGCTCGGGCTGATCGGGGGGCTCTGTGCGCTGGTGATCGGTTTGGTGATCAAGATACCGATTGAAATGATGACCATTTCGATTCTGGAGAACCAGTTCAACAAAACTTTCACGCAGGAACACGTCATCAATTTCCCGGTGTGGCTGCTGGCTGCCGTGCTGGTCTTCAGCATGTTCGTCACCACCCTGGCCACGATCCTGCCCGCGCGGAGAGCAGCACGCGTCGATCCGATCGCCGCCCTGCGTCACGACTAAGCAAGTTCGTACCCCGCCAGGCGGGCGAACCATGGATTCGCCCCTCCCCGCAAATAGCAGTTCGTAAGTCAATCCATGGGTGGTACCGGATGGAATCCGGTATTGCCGCAGGCAACAGGAGCTGACAGGGGAGACTCACGAATGGGCTTTCTCTTGTCTCACCTCCTGGTTGACGTGTGCGCAAAACAGGTTTTTATATGATGCAGTCAACACTGCCAGTTTCTTGCTCGCTGCGCTCGGCCCGAATTGCATTCGGGCCCACCCCGGTTTGGGAGTTTTTTCTCTGAAACCATTGGACGCGTAAGGGGAATTTGTGACTCGCCAGGCGGGCGAACACACAGGTTCGCCCCTACCCGCAGATTGCAGTTCGTGAGTCTGGTCTAAGTCCGCGCCGTCAGTGACACACGATGGCGCCTTTCCGCTCAGGTGAATCATCAGCAGCGGTGTCTGATTTTCAGCTCGCCTGGCAGGTGCCCTTCAGTATGATGTCCGCCTGGTTTCAGCTGTGCTGTTTGATCAGTTTCTCATAGTGGTGATCAAGTTCTTCATTAGACATGTTCTGAATTTCTTCGAGTGATTTGTTGAACTTCTTATTCTGGTGGAACTGGTTGGGGAGTTCGATGCCCATGATTTTGTCGATCCGCTCGCGGGCGCGGAGGCGTTCGTGCTGGGTCGAGTCCGGATTATCGAAGACAGAACGATAAAAGTAATAGGATTCGACTCGGTGCAGATCAACATCCTGTTCGACGAACTCCCGCATTTCGCGTCGGGCGCGGTTGACGTAGCGCGTGACGGAATGGCGGCTGAAACCGTACTCGGCAGCGATCGCGGTTTTAATTTCGGAGGTGTACCTGCCCAGACCGATCATTTTTTTGATCAGCCGGACAACGACAGTCTGTTCGTCTTTGGAGAGGTATTTACGAGGAGTGGATGTGGTCATGGGAACTCCTTTTTCGTAGGGGCTGGCCTGTGTGCCAGCCCGCCTGGTGAAATTCATAATTGAAAAGAAAACGAGGGAAGCTGTGACAACTTTCGGAACATCTACAAATAGAGTCTGTCGAAAGTGCGGGCGACCACACAGGGTCGCCCCTACGCGTGATTCTCGGTTCAGGCTGCATCCGGTTTTCCTGTTGTTATGGCTGGTTGATTCAAGCAGTGCCGGGCAAGCCAACAGTGACACAGATCTTGCAGAACGGCTCGCAGAGGTCAAGAGAATTTTGTGCTCTGAGTTGTCGGGAGTCTGCTGTGAATTATCTGTGAGAAGCAATTCATTTGCTCTGAGTTTGCTGCGAAATGATTTGAAATCTTACGGGACATCGGGAACCGGTTCTGTTTGCTCCAGTGAAAAACGGGAAAAATCGACGGCGATTCAGGTGCTATTGAGTCACTTGTTCGTCGTGTTCCAATGCACGCATCGTCCGCCTCGCGCGCGAAGCACATTTGCATAAAAATACGATTCGGAATCAGTGGATCAAGTCCAGACTGTTCAGGTTTGCGTGGGGAAAGTTCAGTGGGAGATTGCCACAGGGATGCAAAGAATGATTTGGTGGAACGGAGTCAGTGTGGAACCGTTCGAAATGTTTCCCTATCAGTTTCCTGCTCGCTCTGCTCGGCCCGAATTACATTTGGGCTCACCCTGGTCTGGGCAGGGTGTTCTAGATCCACTGGACGAGTGAGGGGTATTGTGAATCACCGGGCGGGCAAACACATGG contains:
- a CDS encoding ABC transporter permease → MKFHDLVSMSLLAIRRQKTRTALSLIGVVIGSLMLLFALASRSGVQEAVMRVFSMSKQLRQIHVSQNWSIDEEEIPEEELKIEGDIDEAMRARIRQMLIRHWQFEHRTKRIGLTRERINEIEAFAHVETVHPQISSYVSLIQGEQEMQGMGASVAADDEVLPERILVGKVFESDSEPVILLNEFVAWKWGFTSPAQMRALIGTKVRIEHRQGAEGVAYSLSHRSGGDVEFSKEELTALNSALDRIPKLIGDLNFSEEERAALKKAFQPKPTDPSRSVDSVEHIIAQEFTVAGIYRCPTESELNEDVGLDSANGMADFLLPIKTATQFALRVPHIEKEGFYQATVQVDHESNLKAVSEQIREMGLREYSLISMVEFIQEQVRQVTLIVSLVAIFALIISAVGIANTMVMSVVERTREIGIMKALGAREGQIQMLFLIEGALLGLIGGLCALVIGLVIKIPIEMMTISILENQFNKTFTQEHVINFPVWLLAAVLVFSMFVTTLATILPARRAARVDPIAALRHD
- a CDS encoding ABC transporter ATP-binding protein produces the protein MPHDASDILVELTDVSKAYGQTQAAVNAVSNVSFTVRRGERVALLGKSGSGKSTLLNMIAGLDRPTGGRICVAGSILSELSPAAMADYRRERVGMIFQAFNLIPWRTALQNVELPMVFDRRGKAERMAAAQEALTAVGLAERMRHRPSELSGGEQQRVAIARALMNRPELLLADEPTGNLDSSTAGEILESLSRFTENSETATILVTHDEELAYRFATRVLHMLDGRLDHDSGAVSV